TCCAGCTTCTTCCATGCCGTTGCTGCAAaagtttcttcagcaatttccCGAAGAACACTTCCTGTAACGCTCATGAAGATTGTACTCAAAGCTCTCTCCTTTAGGTTTGCCTTTTTCGTCTCTATCATCTATTCGAGAAATGTCTCATCAATTTTCTTCCATATCCATTGTAACACCAGGAACGATTTCATCCTAATCTTTCATTTCCTGAAACTAGAACCCCTATCAAATTTCTCTACTTTGCACTTTGTTTAAAATGGCGAAGATATCTTAACCCTATATTATAAATAGAAACTCGAACATTTCTCTAATATAATTTATTTCGGAAAATCGTGGATTAACTAGCCGACAATTACACACAAAGCAAATACATAAGAAAAATCTACACTaggatttaacgaggttcggctaagtCTAATTCTCGGGGTTGAAGCAGAGAGATGTTTTCACtataaatgagaaaaaaaaaagcaccATGCCATCTGTAGAATCCCATAGTTcaacccctatatatagatcccaaataGTCTCACACCTACAAGAGAAAGGTTTTTCAATTTGACAAGGTCAATAAATTTTtctttcccaaatctattaggatAATGAGTTTTTTCATACCTATAAGGAttatgggtttcctaaaaatataagaaaatagttCAAAACCACAAATAACACTAATTTAGGTGACTATTGTGAAAACAAATTAAGTCCAggttccatatttttcttggttATCCATATAACTACAAGGTTTTCGTTTTGAtccttcaaaaaataatttttttatttcatgGCATGTACGATTTGATGAAGATCGTTTTCCATATCCATATCTAACATCAAATCTTTCTTGTTCATTCTCCGTATCTTCCTTCAAATATCCTAACAAAATTGATCTTTCTTTGCCTACAAAGTTTTCAGGTTCTACTCGGGATTCAACATTAGTCCATAATATTTCTCAACAATATTCTTCCTTATCCTCGTCGTCTAATCTCAATTCTTATCCTATGACCCCTTGCCACATACCCGTTGTAGATTCTTCTTAATCTTTTACTCAATCTCCAAGTAACCAACCTCTTCTTTCTAAAAGTCAAATTCAATCCAGTGCATCTACATAATCTTTATCCTTAGCCAGCCAACAGTACAATCCTAATTTTTCTCAGATTCTATCTCTTCTACCAACATCATTGATTTCTCCTATCCATACTACAACTAGAGTTTCTGAAAAGTTACTGGATGCTCCTATCCAACTACCTGCACCCCCAAGCCCGCAATATCCTCCCAGTACTTCAACTCAGCTTATCACCTCCACTCCAACTATTAAGATTCATCATATGGTTACTCGCAAGCAAACTAGTTCTCTTAAACCACGGATACTCCCATCCTTAATCTCTCATATCTCTTCTCTTCCATCTGAACCATGTTCTGTTACAGAAGCTAATAGATTTCCCCATTGGAGACGTGCGATGTATTAAGAGTATAATACTCTCATGGCCAGTCACACTTGGGATTTAGTGCCTCCACCATCTAATGCTAATATTATTGGTCGTCGTTGGGCTATTCGCGTTAAACAAAAATCGGATGGGTCACTTGAGCTTTATAAAGGTCTTCTTGTTGCTCAAGGTTATAATCAACAACATGGACTTGACTATGATCAAATATTTAGTCTAGTGGTAAAACAAGTCACCATTTGCATTATTTTAGCTCTTGCTGCGTCTAGGAGTTGGCCTATCCATCGGTTAGACGTTAAAAATCCCTTCTTATATAGCAAACTTGATGAATTAGTATACATGAAGTAGCCTACTGTATTTATTCAACAACAATATAAACATCATGTTTTCGGTTGAGCAAAGCTCTTTATGGCTTAAAACAAGCCCAAGTGCATGGTTTCAAAGTtttacttcctttcttcttcgtaATGGTTTGCGCAATATCATGTCTAATTGCTCACTTTTTATTTATACTTGTCATTCTGAGATTGCTATTCTTCTTCTCTATTgtattggtaaaaataaatattacacgtGAAATTATATATGTGGCTGATATGGCAAGACACGTGGATCACTAAAATAGCAACAGCTGGAGAGTTGCATTAAAAGATGCACGAGTCGTAATAGGTACGAGCAAATCTCTCACGAGATGAAAGAGGTACGGTCGCTCGAGCCTGAATTATTAAATGAAGAAACACCGGCAGGATGAATCAAGACAGTAAAGAGGGAAGATTGACGAATCGTCAATTAATGAGGATGAAGGATCATAAACGTTACAGAATCTTCATGAACAATTACGATTGTCAATTATAACGTCTCATTAATGTCATTAATGCTCGTAATGATTCGGTCATAAAAGGGAGGAAATGTTGTACTTGTAGATTTCTATATAAGGGAAGGAGGTTTAACTTGTAAGGACACGTTCTGATTATTATTGGAATACAATTACTTTCTTTTGCTTTCAACCGATTACTTTGCTATTTCTTATATTAATTTCCTTTCTTATTATTGAGAGAATATGGAATTTCTTGGTTATCAGTAGCAcgagtacttctaaaaataggctttgacTGAGAATcaatttttttggttaaacaaattggttccgttaccgggaatctcaTAATCTTCTTACTTTCCAAATATTTCTCACTCACAACCAAGTCATGTCGACTGTCAATGACAACAACCAGCAGGTGGAAAGGACTCCAGTTCCATCACCTTAGGGAACACCACGCACTTCACGAGAAGGGTAACCTGAAAGATCTACTACTCACAATAGTGAACAACATGGAGATGAACAAACCATTGAGCAGGATGCTGTGAGTAGTTGATTGCTGAACACGTGAATAATGCCCTCCAGGCTTTTGTGAGGGTACTATCAGCTGTGCCACTAACTCCTCCTCCAAATAATACTGCAACTGTGGAAATCCCACGTTCAAGATTAGCTAATTCAAGAAGCGGGGGAACTCCCAATGAGTCACGTGATGGGAGACTAGGGACACCTAATAATTCTGATTTATAAACTTTattactaaccttgcagaaacaggtGAAAGAACAAAACGTATTGAGCAAATACCTGGCGTAGCACCTGTGATTAAAGGAgtggatattgataaatattcgCAACAACATCGAAAACCAAGAGCAGCTCCATTGCCCATCCccaagaagttcaaaatgcctgacatcccaaaatatgatggaacgaCTGATCCACGTGACAATGTCACTGCGTTCACCACTGgagtaaaaggcaatgatttaaccAAATAGGAGATCGAATCAGTGTTGGTCAAAATGTTTGGAGAAAGACTAACGAAAGGAGCATTAACATgatattctcttttacctgaaaattctattgactcttttgctgagcttgcagatttgtTTATAAAAGCACACTCAGGAGCTCAAAAAGTGGAAAAAGAATGGAAGACGTCTTTAAAGTAAAGCAAGGTGATACATAATTTCTTCGAGAATTTGTAGacagattccagcgtgaaaggatGTTGGTACCAAGAGTACCTGACAATTGGGCGTCCATGGAATtcgcaagtaatttaaatgaaaaaagttcagaagCTACGAGAAGGCTAAAAGAAAGCTTACGAGAGTTCCCTGCCACAACATGGAATGATGTCTATAATAGGTACAGTACCAAGTTGCGGATCGAAGAAGACATCATTGCTCAATCAAAGGTTGATGAGAAAATAGGTTCGAGATGGTCAAAATTTGAGTAAAggtccggtaaaaataggtacgggCCTTATATGGGACCTTCAGGATGAGATTCATGTTCGAAACCAGAAAACACACGATCCGTTCATAGATTTACAAACAGAGATTTAGGTTCATCATCATCGAGATTCAGGAAAGATCAAAGTGAGAATAATAGGGATATCAACGCAAATGAAATGATTGGTGATTACAGTTTTATTATCAGTACTTTCGAGTTGGttgctgttttaagaagcatgggagataaggtacgttGGCCAAAGGAAATGATATCAAACCCAAATAGAAGAAATACAGATTTATGGTGTGAGTTTCACAACGACCATGGCCATAAAACATCAGATTGCACACTGTTACAAGGTGAAGTAGAGCATTTGTTGAAGCAAGGGTACTTGATAGATCTATTcagtgaaaaaggaaaaaatcttACATGAAAAATAGAGAAGAGCCTCCAAAACCTGCATCACCAAATAGGACAGTGAACGTGATAAGCGGAGGAGAAAAAGTCAATGGTGTAACATACACAGCTATGAAAAGGACGTCAAAGTTCATGGTATCTCACGGGAAGCGAGTTCAAAAACTTTGGAAGAAGACAACATAACATTCGACGATGCAAATACGGACGGCTTGATGATTCCCCACAAttatgcactggtaatatctttacttatacatgatactaatgtaaaacgagttttgattgatccaggtagctccgtgaattttattttattgcgAGTGGTGAACGAAATGCTAATTGGCGATCAAATAGTTCCAAAAGCACGTTCCTTATTTGGGTTCGATAATTCAACCATTATTTCAAAGGGTGAGATAAAGCTAAATACATTCGCGGAAGGATTCATCAAAGAAACaaattttcaagtgatagacacGGGCATGGCCTACAATGTGATTCTTGGGAGGCCATGGATTTATGACATGGATGTCGTGCCGTCTATATTGCATCAGGTTATTAAATTCCCTTCAAAATGCGAAATTCCATAGATCCTAGGGGATCAACAAACCTCAAAGAATATCAACTCAGTGATACAACCAAGCCAGAAAGATAAAGGTGCAAACAAGGAAGATGCGGTAAATCAAATCTCAACTGAAATTGTATCAAAATAGACCGATGTGGATTCGAGACCGGATGTAATTCAAGAATCAGAGGAGAATGAAAACAttaaaacaacaattgaagaactcAAAGCTATTGTACTATTCAAATAATGGCCATATCAAACAGTTCATATTGGAGCAAAGCTAAGCCCGGAAAttagaggtaagttaattgaattcttAAAAGCTAACGtagattgttttgcatggtcacaTTCACATATGACAGGTATACCTCCGTAGGTGATGATGCAAaaattaaatgaagatccatcatatATACCAGTCaagcaaaagaagaggaagcaagGATCATTCAAAATTCAAGTGATCAATGAggagggggacttattgttacaaaGTCATGCCTTTTGGATTGAAAAATGTTGGAGCCACATATCATAGGTTGGTGACCAAGATATTCCAAGAACACCTGGGAAAGACCATGgaagcgtatattgatgatatgttggtcaaatATACACAAGCAGAAGATCATTTCCAACATCTTTCAAATACCTTCGAGATCCACCGCAACTATAATAtgaaattaaacccagaaaagtGCGCTTTTGGCTTAGTTTCAGGTAAGTTCTTAGGTTTCATTGTATCCAATAGGGGTATTGAAGTAAATTCTGCACAGATTAAAGCTATTGAAGAAATACCTGATATACACACAAGAAAAAAATGGTACAAAGATTGACAGGTAGGATTGCAGCTCTGGGAAGATTCATTTCAAAGTCTTCAAAAAAAAAGTTtcaaaatcttttcagtgttaaAAAAGCAAAATTAGTTCGAGTGGACTGAGGAATGCCAACAAGCCCTCAAACATTTGAAGGCATACTTATCAAATCCTCCTTTGCTGGCTAAACCAAGGGATGGAGAGAGACTGTTTATATATCTCGTAGTTTCAGATGTGGCTGTAAGTGCAGTTTTAGTACGAGAAGACAAAGGTAagcaatctccaatttattatgttagtaaatctttgttGGATGCTGAGACTAGATATCCTCATCTAGAAAAACTTTCTTTAGCATTAGTTATGGCATATAGAAAATTGAGAACaaactttcaatgtcaccctattTTAGTAATAACTGCATATCCTTTAaagaatattttgcataaacaagaaTTATCAGGAAGATTAGCCAAGTGGTCAATAGAACTCAGTGAATATGATATCATATACCAATCTAGAACTGTAATAAAATCTCAAGTTTTAGCAGATTTTGTAGCAGATTTTAGCAAAAAAATAGTTCCTGAAGTAGAAAAGGAATTACAAATATTCACTGGATCTAATCCAGGTACGTGGACTTTATTTACTGATGGCTCCTCAAATGTTAAATGTGCCGGTTTGGGTATTGTCCTAATTCCAATCTCGGGGGAAAGTATAAGACAAGCAATTAAGTGTTACCCTattactaacaatgaggcagagtacgAAGCTGTAATTGCAAGTTTGGAACTGGCACGAGAACTCTCCATAGAGCAAATCGTGCTTAAAAGTGATTCTCAACTGGCAGTCAATCAGATACAGAGGACTTACATAGCTATAAAGGCACGGATGCAACAATACTAGGAAAAGGCACTAGAACTTATCAGGCAATTCCAATCATGGAAGATCGTACAAATACCCAGGGAAGAAAACGCAGAAGCGGATGCGTTAGCTAACCTTGCGTCAGTTGCGGAAGTAACAAGTGCAAAAAATGTTATTgtaatacatttatttcattcagcactggaccatgataagaatgaggtaagctttaataatttaacctggGATTAGAGAAACGAGATTGTTAATTTTTTGTAGTACGGGATCGTACCTGAAGGCAAGAAAGAGTCTCAATTGCTTCGATGAAAAGCTGCCCGTTATTGTTTAATTCGAGGTAATTTATATCGAAAGATATTCAGTGGTCCTTTAGCAAGGTATCTTGAACCCgctcaaacagaatatgtgatgaaaGAAGTGCACGAGAGGCATTGCGGAAATCAAGAAGGTGGAAGATCTTTAGTTAAAACGCTAATCAGGGCAGGATACTACTGACCTAAAATGGAAGAGGATGCAAAGAATTTTGTAGCCAAGTGTAATAAATGTCAACGATATGGAAATAATATGCATTGCCCTGCAGAATTATTACATACAGTTATTtccccatggccatttatgaagtggggaatggatattgtaTGCCCTTTATCACAAGCTAAAGGAAAGGTACGATTTTTGTTAGTGTTAAtagattatttttccaaaatggGTAGACGCAAGAGCTTTCAAATaggtacgagaaaaagaggtAAAGGATTTCATTTGGAGAAATATTATATGCCGAATTGGAGTACCAAAAgaaattgtatgtgataatggcccaCAATTTATAGGCTCGAAAATCACAGAAGTTTTTCAAAGTTGGTAAATCAAATGAATAACCTCTTCACCTTATCATCCCGTGGCAAATGGACAAGCTTAGTCGACAAATAAAATTATCATtaataatttgaagaagagaTTGGAAAAATCAAAAGGCAATTGGCCTGAGGTATTACAAGGAGAATTATGGGCTTATAgaacaataacaaaaataactatgggagaaacaccattttcacttGTTTACGATTCAGAAGCTTTAATCCTAGTTGAAATAGAAGAGCCAAGTATGAGATTCACACTGGCGATGGAAGAGTCAAACAATAAAGAATTAAGAACAAATTTGAATTTACTCGAACAAAGAAGAGAAGCAGCTTTAATAAGGATGGCGGCACAAAACCAAATCATAGAACGCTACTACAACAGGAAGGCTCACCTCAGAtatttcaagattggggacttagTTCTCAAAAAGGTTTTACAATCAACAAAAACAACTGGAGCAGGAAAGTTGAACCCAAATTTGGAAGGACCTTATAAAGTTCGAGGTATCGCTGGAAATGGTGCGTATGAGTTAGAAACCATGGACGACAAGGTTTTACCTTCGAGTTGGAATGCTgttcatttaaaaaaatattatttctgaGCGAAAGAAATACCCCCGGTCAGGTATCACTTAATTACGATTTTTGTTTTGTACAGTTAAGATTATATtaacaattttagatgataggaaAAATATTAGCCcacaccaaatgatgatattagacctgaAAGACACGCGGATGCAAAATTATTCATGGTCTAGGGTTACAACCTTTCTAATGGAAATAAAAAGGGTTAAGCAGTCATTATCTAAAAAATatatacctccgagtcccgtatgatttttccttttcagaaaatggaccacatggaaggaataatcaagtgctcgagatttcatacttcaaaactctagcacttgggggactatatatatGAAAGGCAAAGAAGACTAGAAAAGTCAGAATTCGAGTCAAGCCTGGGTCAATCTACCCAACAAATCAAAAGTTAAGAGCAAATCAAGAGCCAAAAACACAAGCCTGATTCAAAAACCTATGATAAAGTATAGACTCGCGGATGTAAATTACAAAATCTTACGAGTACCTAGGTTAAAGGCAATATTTAGTCATGGGTTGCAAGATATACTctagaattttgtaaaatctgtTATAAAGAAAACAGTTATGATAGAGTTGTAGATGTTACTTgaatacatgtaaagtattatacagtttgaaagttcaaaaatacaaaacttcctcaaattattCAAGAAATATGTATGTTCCTACTTCTTCTTTCGTATGTTTACACtaatatgaagttgagacgtcttcttcattaagtgtcatttataaaagggccctcttttataattcgtgCTTATTCAAAAAAGTCACGgagtattgaagcatttttacATGCAAAATAAGAGAGTAGAACAGAAACTCAAAATAAGATATTATAAGAGTTGAACAAAAACTCAAAAAGTAATATTATATAAACTTGGTTAAAACTAAGTATAAACTTAGTTCAAACCTAAGTATTTGACATTAAAATCCAAAACGGACCAGGGGTAAAACTTCCCAATCATtccaccaaaaaaaaaacaaaacaacacaaTAAAGTTTCCAAACAAACTTTCACTATGTGGCATGTTCCAAACCAGTGCTATCAGGAGGATTCAAGATGgcatcagcagcagcagcagaagGTTCGACTTGAGCAGAAGAGGTTTGAACATTAGCTTCGCCATGAGTAATTTCATCACCCTCAGGAATGCCGACCTCAGGTGAAGTAAAGTTTTGACTCAGTTTT
This DNA window, taken from Nicotiana tabacum cultivar K326 chromosome 15, ASM71507v2, whole genome shotgun sequence, encodes the following:
- the LOC142169533 gene encoding uncharacterized protein LOC142169533; this translates as MGETPFSLVYDSEALILVEIEEPSMRFTLAMEESNNKELRTNLNLLEQRREAALIRMAAQNQIIERYYNRKAHLRYFKIGDLVLKKVLQSTKTTGAGKLNPNLEGPYKVRGIAGNGAYELETMDDKCYQEDSRWHQQQQQKVRLEQKRFEH